TCCTCGGCGACGCCCCGGATTACCACCTGCTGCCAGTGGGCAACGCCGGTAACATCACCGCCTACTGGAAGGGCTACAAGGAGTACTCCTCCAAGTGGACCAACGAAGCTGGCAAGGAACTGGAACCAGTGTCCACGAAGAACCCGATCATGTGGGGCTTCCAGGCTGAAGGTGCGGCTCCGATCGTTGCCGGTCACCCGATCACCGAACCAGATACAATCGCCACCGCCATCCGCATCGGTAACCCAGCCTCTTGGGAGCAAGCCGAAGCAGCCCGCGATGAGTCCGGCGGTCAGATCGACTCGGTGTCCGATGAGCAGATCCTTGAAGCACACCGCTGGCTTTCTAGCCGCGAAGGCGTGTTCGTGGAGCCTGCCTCGGCAGCCGGTGTAGCTGGTCTGCTCAAGCACCACGCCGCGGGCAACGTGCCAACGGGCAAGAAGATCGTGATCACCGTAACCGGTCACGGCCTCAAAGACCCAGATTGGGCGCTGAAGCAGGCCGATGGTTCGTCGGTGGCGCCAAAGAAGGTGGCCTTCGACGTGGTCGAGGTCGCTGGCGCACTGGGCCTAGCCTAGAAGCATTAGCCGGGAGCTCCCGGCATGTCACGGCCCGCCGGGTACGGACGGTGATCCACCTACCGGATCCAGCGTTCGCACGGCGGGCCGTAGTCCATTAACCTTTGACCTAGCTTTTGCATTAGCTTTTGAGCTGTTCTGACCCTGAAGGAACCATGACCGCGCAGATCGCCCTCGGCCAGCACCTGATCGTTTGCCCTCCCGCCACCACGGCCAACCTCGGCCCGGGTTTTGACTCACTCGGGTTGGCGTTGGAGTACCGGGACCGTCTTGAGGTGCGCACCGCCGAAACGAGCAGCGTGCAGATCGTGGGGCAGGGCGCCGAAGAGCTACCTAAGGATGAATCGCATCTGATCATCAAGGAAATGCACCGCTACTGGGCCAAGGCTGGTTTTGAGCCGGTCGGGGTGCAATTGCTGGCACACAATAACATTCCGCATGCTCGCGGTATGGGCTCCTCCGCGGCGGCTATTGTGGCCGCCTACGCCGCCGCCGACGCGTTGTTGCCCGAAGCTTCCCGTGGGGGGATTGAAGCGATCTTCCAAGCGGCTGCGGCCTGGGAAGGACATCCGGATAATGTGGCACCGGCAGTTTTTGGTGGCCTGAGCATTTCCTCCACCAATGCCGATGGCAGCTTTGATTCGGTGCAGGTGCCCCTGCATCAGGATTTGCGTGCGGTGTTGGCCATTCCTTCTAATGGGTTGTCCACCGAGGTTGCCCGCGGTGCGTTGCCGGCCCAGGTCGATCACGCGATCGCCGCCGCCAATAGTGCCAGCGCGGCTCTGCTGATTCATGCGTTGAGCAATGACCCTTCGGTCTTACTGGCAGGCACCAAGGATTACCTGCACCAGGATTATCGGGCCGCTGCCATGCCAGAAAGCGCTGCGCTGATTGCCGCGCTGCGTGAGGCAGGATACGCCGCGGTAGTGTCGGGGGCCGGCCCGACCGTGCTGACCTTGGTTTCTTCCGAGGCTCAAGTGGAAGCGGTGCTAGCAAAAATTGAAGAATTTTCAGCGAATTCAACGGTGTCGTGGCAGGGACAAGTTCCCCTGCTGGCTGCTAACGGTGTTACAGTAGAAGAGCTGTAACACTATGGCAGGCCGGATTACTGGGTAGTTACCCGGTTCAAATCCCTTTTGGCCAGTGTTGATACGGATAAGTTCGGTTCTTGAACCCCACTTCATCCGTCCAGTCGTTCCGGATCTCCTGCCGTTCGCAGCACCATTGATATCCCACATTCATGCACAGCCTCGTGCCGTCGAGATATCAGTTTCCTTATATCCACCGCAGTTTAGTGCCCGGAATTTGCCAGGCTCGCTCGGTGGAGCGTGGAGCAGCCATCAATCTTGGGCTGTTGCACAGTATTTACGGCACAGTGGACCTGCTACGAAGCGGCCCATCCTACGAGTCAGAAGGAACTTTCGTGACCGAAACCACGAGCCTCAACGAAGGCGTGGACACCAAGACGTCCGAAACCAAGAGCGCCGGTCTGGCCTCTTTGAAGATGACCCAGCTCCAGCAGCTGGCCTCACAGCTGGGTATTACCGGCGGGTCGCGCATGCGCAAGGCCGACCTGGTCAAGGCCATCGGCGATCATCAGCGTGGTGGATCGGTAGCCGCCAAGGACGCAAAGGCTACCAAGGCTGCTGCGGCGCCTAAGGCTGAAGCCGAGGCCGCTGCAGCACCAGCTGAGCAGCCAAAAGAAACCAAGGCGCGCTCCCGCCGTGCACCCAAGGCTGCCGCTAAGGTTGAAACCGAAGCAGCACCTGAGGCTCAGCCAGCCGAGCAAGCACCGGCCGCGCAGCCAGCTGCTACCGAGGCACCTGCCGCTGAGTCCAAGCCTGCACGCACCCGTCGCCCATCGCGCCGCGTCACCGATTCGGGCAAGGCTCCGGTAGCCGCCGAAACGAAGGTCGAAGCACCGGCTGAAGCCACCGAAACCGAAGCTGCTCCGGCGCAGCAGAAGCCTGCGCGTGCACGTCGCAATGCCAAGCAGGCCGAGCCAGCCACCGAGCAGCCAGCTCAGGGCACCGAGCCAAAGGCTGAGAACGCCGAGAACGCTGAGAACAACGGCGAAGCTCGTGAAGAGCGTCGTGAACGCAACGCCAACCGCCGCGAGCGCAACAACAACCGTCGTGAGCGCAACAACGACCGCAATGAGCGCAATAATGACCGCGCCGAGCGCAACGACCGTGGCGAGAGCAACGAGTCGGAAAACAATGGCGAAGCTCGTGAAGAGCGTCGCGAGCGCAATGCCAACCGTCGTGAGCGCAATAACGACCGTAACAACGACCGTGCTGAGCGCAATAATGACCGCAACGACCGCAACGACCGCACCGAGTCGGGCGAGAACGAGGGCGGCGAAGAGCGCAACGAGCGGAACAACGATCGTAATGATCGCAACAACCGTCGTGAGCGCAACAATGACCGCAACGATCGCAATAACCGTCGTGAGCGCAACAATGACCGCAACAACCGCAACCGCCGCAACCGCCGTGATGACGACGAGCCACAGCTGAGCGAAGACGATGTCGTACTGCCAATCGCCGGTATCTTGGACGTGCTGGAGAACTACGCGTTCGTCCGCACCTCCGGCTACCTGCCAGGCCCGAACGACGTGTATGTCACCTTAGGTCAGGTCAAGAAGTACAACCTGCGCAAGGGCGATGCCATCGTTGGCGCCATCCGCCAGCCACGTGAGGGTGAAACCCCGAACCCACGCCAGAAGTTCAACGCCCTGGTGCAGCTGACTTCCGTCAACGGAAAGAAGCCAGAAGACAACCGCGAACGCGTTGAGTTCAACAAGCTGGTACCGCTGTACCCAACCGAGCGTCTGCGCCTGGAAACCGATCCGAAGCTGGTCGGCCCACGCGTTATCGACCTGGTTTCCCCGATCGGTAAGGGCCAGCGTGGCCTGATCGTTTCGCCTCCTAAGGCCGGTAAGACCCTGATCCTGCAGGCCATTGCCAACGCGATCACCATTAACAACCCAGAAGTACACCTGATGATGGTGCTGGTTGATGAGCGTCCCGAAGAAGTCACCGACATGCAGCGCACCGTCAAGGGCGAGGTCATTGCCTCGACCTTCGACCGCCCAGCCGATGATCACACCACCGTAGCCGAACTGGCCATTGAGCGCGCCAAGCGCCTGGTGGAAATGGGCATGGACGTTGTGGTGCTGCTGGACTCGATGACCCGTCTGGGCCGTGCCTACAACCTCTCGGCCCCAGCCTCGGGTCGTATCCTCTCCGGTGGTGTGGATTCGGCCGCACTGTACCCACCAAAGCGTTTCTTCGGTGCTGCCCGCAACATCGAAAACGGTGGCTCGCTGACCATCCTGGCCACCGCACTGGTGGAGACCGGATCCAAGATGGACGAGGTCATCTTCGAAGAATTCAAGGGCACCGGCAACATGGAATTGCGCCTGAGCCGTCAGCTGGCTGAGAAGCGTATCTTCCCAGCGGTCGACGTCAACGCATCCTCCACTCGCCGTGAAGAGGCCCTGATGAGTGCCGAAGAGGTACGCATCATGTGGCGTCTGCGTCGTATGCTTTCGGGCATTGACCCACAGCAGGCTCTGGAAGTGCTCACCGGTAAGATTCGTGAAACCGAATCCAACGCAGAATTCTTGATGCTGGTCAATAAGACCACT
The nucleotide sequence above comes from Glutamicibacter sp. B1. Encoded proteins:
- the thrC gene encoding threonine synthase; the protein is MAHQWRGVIREYAERLPVDENTKVITLGEGGTPLVFAPALSQLTGNEVYLKVEGMNPTGSFKDRGMTMAMTAAVAAGAKAVVCASTGNTSASAAAYATQAGLKCAVLVPDGKISMGKLSQAIAHGADIIQIDGNFDNCLEVARKLSENYPVFLVNSVNPARIQGQKTGAFEVVDFLGDAPDYHLLPVGNAGNITAYWKGYKEYSSKWTNEAGKELEPVSTKNPIMWGFQAEGAAPIVAGHPITEPDTIATAIRIGNPASWEQAEAARDESGGQIDSVSDEQILEAHRWLSSREGVFVEPASAAGVAGLLKHHAAGNVPTGKKIVITVTGHGLKDPDWALKQADGSSVAPKKVAFDVVEVAGALGLA
- the thrB gene encoding homoserine kinase is translated as MTAQIALGQHLIVCPPATTANLGPGFDSLGLALEYRDRLEVRTAETSSVQIVGQGAEELPKDESHLIIKEMHRYWAKAGFEPVGVQLLAHNNIPHARGMGSSAAAIVAAYAAADALLPEASRGGIEAIFQAAAAWEGHPDNVAPAVFGGLSISSTNADGSFDSVQVPLHQDLRAVLAIPSNGLSTEVARGALPAQVDHAIAAANSASAALLIHALSNDPSVLLAGTKDYLHQDYRAAAMPESAALIAALREAGYAAVVSGAGPTVLTLVSSEAQVEAVLAKIEEFSANSTVSWQGQVPLLAANGVTVEEL
- the rho gene encoding transcription termination factor Rho, which gives rise to MTETTSLNEGVDTKTSETKSAGLASLKMTQLQQLASQLGITGGSRMRKADLVKAIGDHQRGGSVAAKDAKATKAAAAPKAEAEAAAAPAEQPKETKARSRRAPKAAAKVETEAAPEAQPAEQAPAAQPAATEAPAAESKPARTRRPSRRVTDSGKAPVAAETKVEAPAEATETEAAPAQQKPARARRNAKQAEPATEQPAQGTEPKAENAENAENNGEAREERRERNANRRERNNNRRERNNDRNERNNDRAERNDRGESNESENNGEAREERRERNANRRERNNDRNNDRAERNNDRNDRNDRTESGENEGGEERNERNNDRNDRNNRRERNNDRNDRNNRRERNNDRNNRNRRNRRDDDEPQLSEDDVVLPIAGILDVLENYAFVRTSGYLPGPNDVYVTLGQVKKYNLRKGDAIVGAIRQPREGETPNPRQKFNALVQLTSVNGKKPEDNRERVEFNKLVPLYPTERLRLETDPKLVGPRVIDLVSPIGKGQRGLIVSPPKAGKTLILQAIANAITINNPEVHLMMVLVDERPEEVTDMQRTVKGEVIASTFDRPADDHTTVAELAIERAKRLVEMGMDVVVLLDSMTRLGRAYNLSAPASGRILSGGVDSAALYPPKRFFGAARNIENGGSLTILATALVETGSKMDEVIFEEFKGTGNMELRLSRQLAEKRIFPAVDVNASSTRREEALMSAEEVRIMWRLRRMLSGIDPQQALEVLTGKIRETESNAEFLMLVNKTTPNKD